A single region of the Latilactobacillus curvatus JCM 1096 = DSM 20019 genome encodes:
- a CDS encoding IS3-like element IS1163 family transposase (programmed frameshift) yields MKRYQDDFKASIVKMHREEKRSIRSLSEEYGVSPAAIHNWVKGAKSVELEDGTEVTSKEFKQLQKENQRLKEELEIFKSCGGVTGKALGRINCLVFIEDQLLRHRLSIILSALKLPRSTYYHWKRYQPSQHERVDNQLKEKIKLIWENNYRAYGYPRITMVLRKSGICVGSKRILRLMREMEIHSLMNRRFKKPGTHVDHSQRPNLIKHQPNARIWRADITYLELRPGTWVYLSSIYEPKVHQVLAFKIGRQMEATLVVETINQALEYHQKPQYFHSDMGSQYTSNEVETLLERHQISHSYSKQGYPYDNGPIEAFHSLLKREFAFQTTFSNFEDLVIRTSNYISWFNSDRIRTSV; encoded by the exons ATGAAACGATATCAAGATGATTTTAAAGCCAGCATTGTGAAGATGCATCGTGAAGAGAAAAGATCTATTCGCTCGCTTTCCGAGGAATACGGTGTTTCTCCAGCCGCAATTCATAACTGGGTTAAAGGCGCTAAATCAGTTGAGCTAGAAGACGGTACTGAAGTAACGTCCAAAGAATTCAAACAACTTCAAAAGGAAAATCAGCGATTAAAGGAGGAACTCGAAATTT TTAAAAGCTGCGGCGGTGTTACTGGGAAAGCATTAGGACGAATTAATTGCCTTGTCTTCATAGAAGATCAGTTATTGCGACACCGCTTATCAATTATTCTTTCGGCACTGAAATTACCGCGCAGCACCTATTACCATTGGAAAAGATATCAACCTAGTCAACACGAACGTGTTGATAATCAACTCAAAGAAAAAATTAAATTGATTTGGGAAAATAATTATCGTGCCTATGGTTATCCACGAATAACGATGGTGCTTCGCAAGTCAGGCATCTGTGTTGGGTCAAAACGAATTTTACGATTAATGAGGGAAATGGAGATTCACTCTTTAATGAATCGGCGATTTAAAAAACCTGGCACTCATGTGGATCATTCACAACGCCCCAATTTAATCAAGCACCAGCCCAATGCAAGGATATGGCGTGCTGACATTACTTATTTGGAATTACGTCCAGGAACCTGGGTTTATCTCAGTTCTATTTACGAACCAAAGGTTCATCAAGTTCTTGCTTTCAAGATTGGTCGTCAGATGGAGGCGACGTTAGTTGTAGAAACGATTAATCAGGCGCTTGAATATCATCAAAAGCCACAATATTTTCACTCTGACATGGGTTCACAGTACACCAGCAACGAAGTTGAAACTTTACTTGAACGGCATCAGATTAGCCACTCATACTCAAAACAAGGTTATCCTTATGATAATGGGCCAATTGAAGCTTTTCACTCATTGTTGAAGAGAGAGTTTGCCTTTCAAACAACTTTTTCCAATTTTGAGGACTTGGTAATCCGAACCTCAAATTACATCAGTTGGTTTAATTCCGACAGAATTAGAACGAGTGTTTAG
- the tdcB gene encoding bifunctional threonine ammonia-lyase/L-serine ammonia-lyase TdcB yields the protein MATNQLVLKTADICDIRDIEEARATIKPYIRETPLIQSMFLSRNVAHGHVYLKLENMQLTGSFKFRGANNKINHLTPEQRAKGIITASAGNHAQGVALTAKLLGIDATVVMPEEAPLAKQQATAGYGANVVLHGTTFNDSRLYMEQLAAEKGLTFVHPYDDREVMAGQGTIGLEILDAIWNVDTVIVPVGGGGLISGIATALKSFNPSIHIIGVQSENVHGMTASFEAGTITSHHADFTLADGTDVAIPGELTFPVVQNLVDEMILVSEKEIATAMKNLMQRTKIVTEGAGALPTAALLSGKIDPQWLTDKNIVALVSGGNVDLTRVSGIIDQLFHPTDTSKGVVG from the coding sequence ATGGCAACGAATCAATTAGTATTAAAAACCGCAGACATTTGCGATATCCGGGATATTGAGGAAGCACGGGCAACCATTAAACCGTATATTCGCGAAACACCTTTAATTCAATCGATGTTCTTGAGTCGTAATGTGGCGCACGGTCATGTCTATTTGAAATTGGAAAATATGCAGCTGACGGGATCGTTTAAATTCCGTGGTGCGAACAATAAAATTAACCATTTAACGCCAGAGCAACGGGCTAAAGGCATCATTACAGCTTCAGCCGGCAATCATGCGCAAGGGGTCGCATTGACCGCGAAGTTATTAGGGATTGATGCGACCGTTGTGATGCCAGAAGAAGCACCACTTGCTAAGCAACAAGCGACCGCCGGTTATGGGGCGAACGTTGTTTTACATGGTACGACTTTTAATGATTCGCGGTTGTACATGGAGCAGTTAGCAGCCGAAAAGGGCTTAACATTTGTCCACCCCTACGACGATCGCGAAGTCATGGCCGGCCAAGGGACAATCGGCCTTGAGATTTTGGATGCGATTTGGAATGTTGATACGGTGATTGTACCGGTTGGCGGCGGTGGCTTAATCTCCGGCATTGCGACGGCTTTGAAATCCTTTAACCCCTCAATTCACATCATTGGGGTTCAATCGGAAAACGTGCACGGGATGACGGCTTCATTTGAAGCAGGCACAATCACCAGCCATCATGCGGACTTCACGCTAGCCGATGGGACAGACGTTGCGATTCCAGGTGAACTGACTTTCCCAGTGGTTCAAAATCTAGTCGATGAAATGATTTTAGTTTCCGAAAAAGAAATCGCAACTGCGATGAAGAATCTCATGCAACGGACTAAGATTGTCACAGAAGGCGCTGGTGCATTACCAACGGCAGCACTGCTGAGTGGTAAAATTGATCCTCAATGGTTAACAGATAAAAATATTGTGGCTTTAGTTTCAGGCGGGAATGTTGATTTAACCCGCGTTTCGGGTATTATTGACCAACTCTTCCACCCAACTGATACAAGCAAAGGGGTTGTTGGATAA
- a CDS encoding endonuclease III domain-containing protein, with amino-acid sequence MNGKIDYYQLFQTMYRQYGPQHWWPSDSHWETMVGAVLVQNTNWQNVDRSLANLRSSTHFEPNNLLSLSDEALMLAIKPSGFNNAKSRTIKGLFRFLATVDFDLDTLNRMTTTTDLRRQLLAIKGIGPETADVILLYVFDRPVFIADLYARRLIAHLEHCSLKDLHYLKVQQVIEPQLLPQMTVKDCQEFHALIDDHGPAFLAAQK; translated from the coding sequence ATGAACGGTAAAATTGATTACTACCAACTCTTTCAAACAATGTATCGGCAATATGGGCCGCAACACTGGTGGCCTTCTGATTCCCATTGGGAAACAATGGTTGGCGCGGTTCTAGTTCAAAATACAAACTGGCAAAATGTTGACCGCTCGCTCGCCAATCTACGATCAAGTACGCACTTCGAGCCAAACAATCTGCTTTCTCTTTCGGATGAAGCCCTTATGTTGGCTATTAAACCCAGCGGCTTCAATAACGCTAAAAGCAGGACAATTAAAGGGCTGTTTCGATTTTTAGCGACAGTTGATTTTGACTTAGACACGCTCAATCGGATGACAACCACCACTGACCTACGGCGCCAGTTACTTGCCATCAAAGGCATTGGTCCGGAAACAGCCGATGTCATTTTATTATATGTCTTCGACCGCCCAGTCTTTATCGCTGATTTATATGCCCGCCGCTTAATTGCTCACCTAGAGCACTGTTCTTTAAAAGACCTCCACTATTTAAAGGTACAACAGGTTATTGAACCACAGCTCTTACCCCAAATGACTGTTAAAGACTGCCAAGAATTTCACGCCCTAATTGACGATCATGGTCCAGCCTTTCTTGCAGCACAAAAATAA
- a CDS encoding FAD-dependent oxidoreductase, with amino-acid sequence MKIIVVGSSHGGFETVQESLLDYPDATIQWYEQGDFLSFLSCGMQLYLEGTVKNVDDVSYATPEGMRAKGVEVNLQQAITAINADQHTVQVKDLKNNTTREESYDKLVLSVGAVPFELPVPGRDLENVYAMRGRDWAIKLKARTVDPTVKNVVVIGSGYIGIEAAEAFAKAGKHVTVVDVLPRLLSLYLDQEFTDQLTAEMQAHNIYPAVGQGVKEYVGVDGKLTKVVTDQAEYDADLVIEAAGIRPNTGWLKDTLQLDRSGRIEINEFLQTSQPDIFAVGDATVVKYAPTGKEMPIALATNARRQGRYAAKNLVTANQPVPAVSGSSALSVFDYHFASTGIKEGTADKMGVKTQSVLVSETYRPHFVPEAENPVVDFKLTFDPETRRVLGAQIMSKADVTANINAISLAIQGKMTIDDLAYADFFFQPGFDRPWNIMNVAAQKAQRLLDK; translated from the coding sequence GTGAAAATTATCGTTGTCGGTTCATCTCATGGTGGATTTGAAACTGTTCAAGAAAGTTTACTCGATTATCCGGATGCAACCATCCAATGGTACGAACAAGGCGATTTCCTATCGTTCTTATCCTGCGGGATGCAACTCTATTTAGAAGGGACCGTCAAAAACGTTGATGATGTCAGTTATGCGACACCAGAAGGCATGCGGGCAAAAGGGGTTGAAGTCAACCTACAACAAGCAATCACCGCGATTAACGCCGATCAACATACGGTCCAAGTGAAGGATTTAAAGAATAATACAACGCGTGAAGAAAGTTACGATAAGTTAGTCTTGAGTGTCGGCGCTGTGCCATTTGAATTACCAGTGCCAGGCCGTGATTTAGAGAATGTCTACGCAATGCGTGGCCGTGATTGGGCGATTAAATTAAAGGCGAGGACAGTTGATCCAACCGTTAAAAATGTTGTGGTGATCGGTTCTGGTTATATTGGCATTGAAGCGGCTGAAGCATTTGCTAAAGCTGGCAAACATGTTACAGTTGTTGATGTCTTGCCACGTCTATTAAGTCTCTATCTCGATCAAGAATTTACAGATCAATTAACGGCTGAAATGCAAGCGCACAATATCTATCCTGCAGTTGGTCAAGGCGTCAAAGAATATGTCGGCGTTGACGGTAAGCTAACTAAAGTTGTGACCGATCAAGCTGAATACGATGCTGACTTAGTCATCGAAGCTGCGGGGATTCGGCCTAACACAGGCTGGTTAAAAGATACATTACAACTCGACCGCAGCGGCCGGATTGAAATCAATGAATTCTTACAAACAAGCCAACCCGATATTTTTGCAGTCGGGGATGCAACGGTTGTAAAATACGCACCAACTGGCAAAGAAATGCCAATTGCTTTAGCAACGAATGCGCGTCGCCAAGGTCGCTATGCTGCTAAGAACTTAGTCACCGCCAACCAACCGGTACCCGCTGTTTCAGGTTCATCAGCATTGAGCGTCTTCGATTATCACTTTGCTTCAACTGGGATTAAAGAAGGAACAGCTGATAAAATGGGTGTGAAGACCCAATCTGTTTTGGTTTCTGAAACATATCGCCCACACTTCGTCCCTGAAGCAGAAAATCCAGTGGTCGATTTCAAATTAACCTTTGATCCAGAAACACGGCGTGTACTCGGTGCGCAAATCATGTCTAAAGCTGACGTGACGGCAAACATCAACGCCATTTCACTTGCCATTCAAGGTAAGATGACAATCGATGATTTAGCATACGCTGACTTCTTCTTCCAACCAGGTTTTGACCGTCCTTGGAACATCATGAACGTCGCCGCCCAAAAAGCACAACGACTTTTAGACAAATAA
- a CDS encoding glycerophosphodiester phosphodiesterase produces the protein MQYFKTLFTSTFTFLKQSQAYFRSVLLMHGFLLLICLPLLSKASYFILVHNQIQFLALSNLPALIHQHPIALLALVGIALLILLLAFFEFTFLLLSVYFIQIKRPLALQALLKMTFAQLRHLRIGTFFFFLYYCLLILPLGGLGYHSDLLTKFKIPAFILDYILMNRRIVAGLFILVYLGLLYLGLRLIFTLPNIILQQMTFKKALTSSWQFTHQKIGSLLGRLLLIGAALIGFTGLTFFLLIQLQALIETHTSVGLPSAVVIMTLLQAAMLINLVLSTVAVFFIVIDYLLADPQFVQPTFNYATLKLSVPLSGRWLLFVANCVLIGVGTYNWDYLRSVTIQQPLSISHRGVSQKDGVQNSISALRKTTRLKPDYVEMDVQLTKDHQFVVFHDFQLAPLTGHSGTPQSKTLAQLTKMTVHEHRQSAPIASFDDYLARANQLHQKLLIEIKTPTTDNPGLVQHFLNKYQANIEAHGHMVQSLNWHIVEAVKKAAPKIQTGYILPFNFIGPPISNADFYAVEMTTINSHFIQAAHQENKAVFVWTPNDQQAVHRMMYFGADGVVTDNLTAVKQAKQQNNQRHYADKLAYYVIGIG, from the coding sequence ATGCAGTATTTTAAAACCCTATTTACAAGTACATTCACTTTTTTAAAGCAGTCCCAGGCCTATTTTCGTAGTGTGTTATTGATGCATGGCTTTTTGCTTTTAATTTGTCTACCGCTTTTGAGTAAAGCCAGCTACTTCATTCTGGTACATAATCAGATCCAGTTTCTCGCGTTGAGCAACTTACCAGCGCTTATTCATCAGCATCCGATTGCGCTGTTAGCACTCGTAGGAATTGCGCTACTAATTTTATTGCTGGCTTTCTTCGAATTCACGTTTCTTCTATTAAGTGTGTACTTTATTCAGATTAAACGGCCGCTAGCTTTGCAGGCATTGCTGAAGATGACTTTTGCGCAACTCAGGCACCTTCGAATTGGCACGTTCTTTTTCTTTCTATATTATTGTCTTTTAATTTTACCGCTGGGCGGGCTTGGCTATCATTCTGATTTATTGACTAAGTTTAAAATACCGGCATTCATTCTGGATTATATTCTCATGAATCGGCGAATTGTCGCGGGACTTTTCATTCTTGTCTATTTGGGCTTATTATATCTCGGCTTACGGCTGATCTTCACCCTACCAAACATCATTCTTCAGCAGATGACTTTCAAAAAAGCGTTGACCAGTAGTTGGCAGTTTACACATCAAAAAATTGGCTCATTACTGGGGCGTCTACTCTTAATCGGTGCCGCACTGATTGGCTTTACGGGACTCACTTTTTTCCTACTCATCCAACTACAAGCGTTGATTGAAACCCACACATCAGTGGGACTGCCAAGTGCCGTGGTCATCATGACCTTGTTGCAAGCTGCTATGCTCATCAACTTGGTGCTTTCGACAGTCGCCGTCTTTTTCATCGTCATTGATTATTTGTTGGCCGACCCACAATTTGTGCAACCGACGTTCAACTATGCAACCTTAAAATTAAGCGTGCCGCTCAGTGGTCGTTGGTTATTATTCGTAGCAAATTGCGTTTTAATCGGCGTTGGGACTTATAATTGGGACTATCTCCGTTCAGTAACCATTCAGCAGCCGCTAAGCATTTCCCACCGTGGCGTTTCGCAAAAAGACGGCGTCCAAAATTCGATTAGTGCGCTGCGAAAAACTACCCGATTAAAGCCCGATTATGTTGAAATGGATGTGCAATTGACTAAAGATCACCAATTCGTCGTCTTTCACGACTTCCAACTTGCCCCACTCACTGGGCACTCAGGGACCCCGCAGTCTAAAACACTGGCGCAACTGACTAAAATGACCGTCCATGAACATCGGCAATCCGCACCAATTGCTTCATTTGATGACTATCTTGCACGCGCCAATCAGCTTCATCAAAAACTACTGATTGAAATTAAGACACCCACCACCGATAATCCCGGCTTGGTGCAACATTTCCTGAATAAGTATCAGGCCAATATCGAAGCTCACGGTCACATGGTGCAATCCTTAAACTGGCACATCGTCGAGGCCGTTAAAAAGGCAGCACCGAAGATTCAAACGGGCTACATTCTCCCCTTTAATTTTATCGGCCCACCAATTTCGAACGCTGATTTTTATGCTGTTGAAATGACAACTATCAACAGTCACTTCATTCAAGCTGCACATCAGGAAAATAAGGCCGTCTTTGTCTGGACACCCAATGATCAACAAGCCGTCCACCGCATGATGTATTTCGGTGCAGACGGCGTGGTCACCGACAATCTCACCGCGGTTAAGCAAGCTAAACAACAAAATAACCAACGACACTACGCCGATAAACTCGCATATTATGTGATCGGTATTGGGTAA
- a CDS encoding ArsR family transcriptional regulator, which yields MSEDLKTIKELADELGLAKQTVQYHLKFLPTENRQKNEELSVNSLLLEANYKFNPNKPGIFQWQSVDDVFLMVVD from the coding sequence ATGAGTGAAGACTTAAAAACGATAAAAGAGTTGGCGGACGAGCTAGGACTAGCTAAACAGACCGTTCAATACCATTTAAAGTTTTTGCCGACCGAAAATCGACAAAAAAATGAAGAATTAAGCGTTAATAGTCTTTTGTTAGAGGCAAATTACAAGTTTAATCCGAACAAGCCCGGAATCTTTCAATGGCAGTCTGTTGATGATGTATTTTTAATGGTCGTTGATTAA
- a CDS encoding IS30-like element ISLsa1 family transposase — protein MGTSTLSRFQRGALAQLVNEGNKSYQVMADALGVAKATISYELDRVKPYDPELAQQDADRKRRNCGRRSMLTAALATLITNHLRLTWSPETIAAAYNLSTASIYNWLNRGWLPFKLTDLPNRNVRQHRVSENRGKFTSGTSIEQRPTTVNQRLAFGHWEVDTVLSSRSESRSCLVTFVERKTRLLWAIKAPNRTAKALNTAFGKFMGAFGPQVKSITVDHGKEFANYQALEQDYQIKVYFCHPYSPWERGSNEYFNRRLRWFFPKKTNFSQVTTDEILAALELINQRPLKIHHQQTAIERFRACSD, from the coding sequence TTGGGTACATCTACTTTATCACGTTTTCAACGTGGCGCACTAGCACAACTGGTCAATGAGGGGAATAAATCTTACCAAGTAATGGCTGACGCCTTAGGCGTCGCCAAAGCTACGATTAGCTATGAGTTGGACCGAGTTAAACCTTATGATCCAGAATTAGCTCAGCAAGATGCAGATCGCAAAAGGCGGAATTGCGGTCGTCGTTCGATGCTGACGGCAGCATTAGCGACTTTAATTACCAATCACTTACGATTAACCTGGTCACCAGAAACCATTGCGGCCGCTTATAACTTGAGCACTGCGTCAATTTATAATTGGCTTAATCGTGGCTGGCTCCCCTTCAAATTGACTGATCTACCCAATCGGAATGTCCGCCAGCACCGAGTGAGCGAAAATCGTGGGAAATTTACAAGTGGGACTTCCATCGAACAACGGCCAACAACTGTTAATCAACGGTTAGCTTTTGGTCATTGGGAAGTAGATACGGTGCTTTCTAGTCGAAGTGAGTCACGATCATGTCTGGTTACATTCGTAGAACGTAAGACCCGACTTCTATGGGCCATCAAAGCCCCTAATAGAACGGCTAAGGCTCTAAACACCGCCTTTGGCAAGTTTATGGGGGCCTTCGGTCCCCAAGTAAAATCCATTACTGTTGATCATGGTAAAGAGTTTGCCAATTATCAGGCCTTAGAACAGGATTATCAGATCAAAGTTTATTTTTGCCATCCATATTCACCATGGGAGCGAGGTTCCAATGAATATTTTAATAGACGGTTACGCTGGTTCTTCCCGAAAAAGACCAATTTTAGCCAAGTAACGACTGATGAGATCCTAGCAGCACTTGAACTAATTAATCAACGACCATTAAAAATACATCATCAACAGACTGCCATTGAAAGATTCCGGGCTTGTTCGGATTAA
- a CDS encoding sugar-binding transcriptional regulator: MRDELSAIEAVAPDFVGIIKKRYQVLQHIDWLAPVGRRTLAEQLKMSERVIRTETDFLKAQGLLNSSKSGMVLTVKGNEILDQLRQVMDQFLGLHQTERQLSQVLGIEHCLIVSGNSDEQPKVLTEMGKLVNSTLQLLLPQGQSIVAVMGGTTMAEAAHELSTDLSKQRNLIFVPARGGIGESVDIQANAVCAEMAKQTGGKHRALYVPEQVSEKTYAPLLEEPSVQEVLKLIERSRGVLHSIGEAIAMAERREMPIETIKMLKEKHAVGEAFGYFFNAQGEVVYKIPRIGLQIRDLLNIPCVLAVASGTSKAQAIQAYMHLAPKQTWLITDEGAANSILQGATL; the protein is encoded by the coding sequence TTGCGCGATGAATTATCTGCAATAGAAGCGGTTGCGCCAGATTTCGTCGGTATCATTAAGAAACGTTACCAGGTGTTACAACATATCGATTGGCTCGCGCCAGTTGGCCGACGAACGCTTGCGGAACAACTGAAGATGAGCGAGCGAGTAATTAGAACTGAGACGGATTTTCTGAAAGCACAAGGTTTGCTTAATTCGTCTAAATCAGGTATGGTTTTAACCGTGAAGGGGAATGAAATCCTCGATCAGTTAAGACAAGTAATGGATCAATTCTTAGGGTTACATCAGACTGAACGTCAGTTGAGTCAAGTCTTAGGCATTGAACATTGCTTGATTGTTTCTGGCAATAGTGATGAACAACCAAAAGTCCTCACCGAAATGGGCAAATTAGTCAATAGTACGTTACAATTATTATTACCACAAGGGCAAAGTATTGTGGCAGTGATGGGCGGAACGACGATGGCTGAAGCAGCTCATGAACTTTCAACTGATCTATCGAAACAGCGCAATCTAATCTTTGTGCCAGCTCGAGGGGGAATTGGTGAAAGTGTTGATATTCAGGCCAATGCAGTCTGTGCCGAAATGGCTAAGCAGACAGGTGGTAAGCATCGGGCATTGTATGTGCCTGAACAGGTGAGTGAGAAGACGTACGCGCCTTTGTTAGAAGAACCAAGTGTTCAAGAAGTGTTAAAACTGATTGAACGAAGCCGGGGTGTTTTACACAGTATTGGTGAAGCCATTGCGATGGCTGAACGTCGTGAGATGCCGATTGAAACCATCAAGATGCTTAAAGAAAAGCATGCGGTGGGTGAAGCCTTTGGTTACTTCTTCAATGCACAAGGCGAAGTCGTGTACAAGATTCCGCGAATCGGATTACAGATTCGTGACTTATTGAATATTCCGTGTGTACTGGCGGTTGCAAGTGGTACTTCTAAAGCCCAAGCAATCCAAGCGTACATGCACCTTGCACCTAAACAGACGTGGTTAATCACGGATGAAGGTGCCGCAAACTCGATTTTACAAGGGGCAACCCTTTAA
- the gap gene encoding type I glyceraldehyde-3-phosphate dehydrogenase, whose protein sequence is MTTKVGINGFGRIGRLALRRIYATNSDVLEVVAINDLTSPDMLAHLLKYDTAHGQFNHEVSATENSIVIDGKNIPVYAESDARNIPWVKNDGVDLVLESTGFYTSEEKSQAHIDAGAKKVLISAPAGAVKTVVYGVNDDTITADDNIISAASCTTNCLAPLAKAVNDAFGIKAGTMTTIHAYTATQKLQDGPDRGGNVRAARAAAANIIPHSTGAAKALGLVVPDLKGKLDGHAQRVPVITGSLTELVATLDKEVTADEINAAVKKVTEGNQSFGYNDDQIVSSDIIGTEFGSVFDPTQTQIVGGGAGQVVKVVAWYDNESGFTAQMIRTLEKFASLI, encoded by the coding sequence ATGACTACAAAAGTAGGGATTAATGGTTTCGGACGTATTGGTCGTTTAGCTTTACGTCGTATTTACGCAACAAACAGTGATGTATTGGAAGTTGTTGCTATCAATGATTTAACATCACCAGACATGTTGGCACACTTATTAAAGTATGATACAGCTCATGGTCAATTCAACCACGAAGTATCAGCTACAGAAAACAGCATCGTTATCGATGGCAAGAACATTCCAGTTTATGCTGAATCAGATGCACGTAATATTCCTTGGGTTAAGAATGATGGTGTTGACTTAGTTCTTGAAAGTACTGGTTTCTACACATCAGAAGAAAAATCACAAGCTCATATCGATGCTGGTGCTAAAAAAGTTCTTATCTCAGCTCCTGCTGGTGCTGTTAAGACAGTTGTTTACGGTGTTAATGATGACACAATCACAGCTGACGATAACATCATCTCAGCAGCTTCATGTACTACAAACTGTTTAGCACCTTTAGCTAAAGCAGTTAACGATGCTTTCGGTATCAAAGCTGGTACAATGACAACAATCCATGCTTACACAGCTACACAAAAATTACAAGATGGTCCTGATCGTGGTGGTAACGTACGTGCTGCACGTGCTGCTGCTGCTAACATCATCCCTCATTCAACTGGTGCTGCTAAAGCTCTTGGCTTAGTTGTTCCTGACTTGAAGGGTAAACTTGACGGCCACGCACAACGTGTCCCAGTTATCACTGGTTCATTGACAGAATTAGTTGCAACTCTTGACAAAGAAGTTACAGCTGACGAAATCAACGCTGCTGTTAAGAAAGTTACAGAAGGCAACCAATCATTTGGTTACAACGATGATCAAATCGTTTCATCAGATATCATTGGTACAGAATTCGGTTCAGTATTCGATCCTACTCAAACACAAATCGTTGGCGGTGGCGCAGGCCAAGTTGTCAAAGTTGTTGCTTGGTATGACAACGAATCAGGCTTTACTGCTCAAATGATCCGTACATTAGAAAAATTTGCTAGCTTAATCTAA
- a CDS encoding phosphoglycerate kinase, which yields MAKQTVADLKDIKGKKVLVRVDFNVPIKGGVIGDDNRIVAALPTIQYIIDNGGKAILLSHLGRIKSDEDKKELTLKPVAARLGELLNKDVAFVASNEGKALEDAINAMTDGQVLVMENTRFQDIDNDFGKRESKNDPKLGEYWASLGDMFVNDAFGTAHRAHASNVGIATAMKANNKPAVAGYLLEKEIKFLGEAVDAPERPFVAILGGAKVSDKIGVIEHLLAKADKVIVGGGMTYTFYAAKGLSIGNSLVEEDKIELAKELIEKAGDKLVLPVDNVVADAFSNDAKTEIVEGNIPDGYMALDIGPKAIADFENVLKDAKTVVWNGPMGVFEMDNFAKGTLAIGEFLGNLSGATTIVGGGDSTAAVKKLGVGDKLTHISTGGGASLEYLEGKTLPGIAAISDK from the coding sequence ATGGCAAAACAAACAGTTGCAGATTTAAAAGATATTAAAGGCAAAAAAGTCTTAGTACGTGTTGACTTTAATGTACCAATCAAAGGCGGCGTTATCGGTGACGATAACCGGATCGTAGCTGCTTTACCAACAATCCAATACATCATCGACAATGGTGGCAAGGCAATCTTACTTTCTCACTTGGGCCGTATCAAGAGTGACGAAGATAAGAAAGAATTGACATTGAAACCAGTTGCTGCACGTCTTGGCGAATTATTAAACAAAGACGTTGCTTTCGTTGCTTCAAACGAAGGCAAAGCATTAGAAGATGCAATCAATGCGATGACTGATGGTCAAGTATTGGTTATGGAAAACACTCGTTTCCAAGACATCGACAACGACTTTGGCAAACGCGAAAGTAAAAACGATCCTAAGTTGGGCGAATATTGGGCATCATTAGGCGACATGTTCGTAAACGACGCTTTCGGTACAGCTCACCGTGCTCACGCATCAAACGTTGGGATTGCAACAGCTATGAAAGCTAATAACAAACCTGCAGTTGCTGGTTACTTATTAGAAAAAGAAATCAAATTCTTGGGCGAAGCAGTTGACGCTCCAGAACGTCCATTTGTTGCTATCTTAGGTGGCGCAAAGGTTTCTGACAAAATCGGTGTTATCGAACATTTATTAGCTAAAGCTGACAAAGTCATTGTCGGTGGTGGTATGACTTATACTTTCTACGCTGCTAAAGGTTTATCAATTGGTAACTCATTAGTTGAAGAAGATAAGATCGAATTGGCTAAAGAATTAATCGAAAAAGCTGGCGACAAATTAGTATTGCCTGTAGATAACGTTGTTGCAGACGCATTCTCAAACGATGCTAAGACAGAAATTGTTGAAGGTAACATTCCTGATGGCTACATGGCATTAGATATCGGACCTAAAGCAATTGCTGACTTCGAAAACGTCCTTAAAGATGCTAAGACTGTTGTTTGGAACGGCCCTATGGGTGTGTTTGAAATGGACAACTTTGCTAAAGGGACATTGGCAATCGGCGAATTCTTAGGTAACTTATCAGGCGCTACAACAATCGTCGGTGGTGGCGATTCAACAGCCGCAGTTAAGAAATTAGGCGTTGGCGACAAGTTAACCCATATTTCTACTGGTGGTGGCGCATCACTTGAATACCTAGAAGGTAAGACATTACCTGGTATCGCTGCTATTTCAGACAAATAA